In a genomic window of Thalassotalea piscium:
- a CDS encoding serine hydrolase domain-containing protein, which translates to MSNKNKIIIRVTAAIVTVVSIYIFAPWKAAVYYFYPLPATIQEQVDNAVNWGLDGIIVYVQKQDQEGQFYTSGWHNRDKKIPTAPDALFKIASIGKLYRASAVAKLVARGDLSLDKTLAEYLPALAGRFEYADKITLHMMVSHRSGLPNYTDNEGFSWAENTIGTEENLALVLDTPADFKPDSDYGYSNTNYLLLGRIMDKVLGYDHNQFIQAEILTPLNLQHTFFSVNEVDSSKLMSGYYVGYPDDFKALDQGFVATAEDVGIFLRALNDGTLFTEKEQAIYMSIYVYEHTGWVIGYYSIARYHKDIDTVVIQFVNTVGENTLIFSNVVYDRIVKMLSKG; encoded by the coding sequence ATGAGCAATAAAAATAAGATAATAATTAGAGTAACTGCAGCAATAGTCACAGTTGTCAGTATTTATATTTTTGCACCGTGGAAAGCGGCTGTTTATTACTTTTATCCTCTTCCTGCGACAATTCAAGAACAAGTAGATAATGCTGTCAACTGGGGCTTAGATGGCATAATTGTTTATGTTCAAAAACAAGATCAGGAAGGCCAGTTTTATACTAGCGGTTGGCATAATCGAGATAAAAAAATCCCAACAGCTCCAGATGCACTTTTTAAAATTGCTAGTATCGGCAAGCTATATAGAGCATCAGCTGTAGCAAAACTGGTGGCAAGAGGCGACTTGTCTTTAGATAAAACGCTCGCAGAGTATTTACCAGCGCTAGCAGGGCGCTTTGAATATGCTGATAAAATTACATTGCACATGATGGTTAGTCATCGAAGTGGTTTACCCAACTATACTGATAATGAAGGGTTTTCATGGGCAGAAAATACTATTGGTACAGAGGAAAACTTAGCGTTAGTGTTAGATACCCCTGCAGACTTCAAACCAGATAGCGATTATGGCTATTCCAATACTAATTATCTGCTGCTAGGTCGAATTATGGATAAAGTACTTGGCTACGATCATAACCAATTTATTCAAGCTGAAATATTAACCCCCCTTAACTTGCAACACACATTCTTCTCGGTCAATGAAGTCGACTCTTCAAAGCTCATGAGTGGTTACTACGTGGGTTATCCAGATGATTTTAAAGCGCTTGACCAAGGGTTTGTTGCAACAGCAGAAGATGTTGGCATATTTTTGCGGGCGTTAAATGATGGCACATTATTTACCGAAAAAGAGCAGGCAATTTATATGTCAATTTATGTGTATGAGCATACAGGCTGGGTAATTGGCTATTATAGTATCGCGCGATATCACAAAGATATTGATACTGTGGTTATACAGTTTGTAAATACTGTTGGCGAAAATACACTGATCTTTTCAAACGTTGTTTATGATCGCATTGTGAAAATGTTAAGTAAGGGATAA